A genomic window from Actinomycetota bacterium includes:
- a CDS encoding flippase-like domain-containing protein, with amino-acid sequence MREGADHVSGAFAAESDDAVPESREAYVPRGGWRLAGNVLVVLWLGVGLYYLVPKFIGDREMLAVVRDANFLLVPVALALETLSMLSVCRLYHEVLSIGGGTLSFPRVSLIYMSAYAFGHVVPGGNAGTVYLNYRELRREGVGRALTVKALGAAYIIYSAALIVLLAAGLLLSLLTGRLPFAYDVSALSIAGGALIFMAACVFLVRNPRTLKRLAGILLRAAQRLRLLRGVEVSGLERKVDETVAYLTEIFAHRRNALRTGALGLGFWLFDMACLYTVFVAIGHPINPGILLICYTIADIMGSLPLTPAGLGVFEVSLGATLYAFGYPKEVLATAVLGFRFFSFWLCTLAGGICYPVLRLHRRREERSDPERREAGA; translated from the coding sequence ATGAGGGAGGGTGCGGACCACGTTTCCGGAGCTTTTGCCGCGGAGAGCGACGACGCGGTCCCGGAGTCGCGGGAGGCGTATGTCCCGCGGGGCGGATGGCGCCTGGCGGGGAACGTCCTCGTGGTGCTCTGGCTGGGAGTGGGCCTCTACTACCTGGTGCCGAAGTTCATCGGCGACCGGGAGATGCTGGCGGTGGTGCGGGACGCCAATTTTCTCCTCGTGCCGGTGGCCCTAGCCCTGGAGACCCTCTCCATGCTCTCCGTGTGCCGCCTTTACCACGAGGTGCTCAGTATAGGGGGCGGCACGCTCTCCTTTCCGCGCGTCTCCCTCATCTACATGAGCGCCTACGCCTTCGGACACGTGGTGCCGGGGGGCAACGCCGGCACCGTTTACCTGAACTACCGGGAACTGAGGAGGGAAGGGGTGGGGAGGGCGCTCACGGTAAAGGCCCTTGGGGCCGCCTACATCATCTACTCCGCCGCCCTCATAGTGCTCCTGGCCGCGGGACTCCTGCTCTCCCTGCTAACCGGCCGGCTGCCCTTCGCCTATGACGTGAGCGCGCTCTCCATCGCCGGCGGCGCCCTCATCTTCATGGCCGCCTGCGTCTTTCTGGTGCGCAACCCGCGGACACTCAAGCGACTCGCGGGCATCCTTCTCCGCGCCGCGCAGCGCCTGCGGCTTCTGCGCGGGGTGGAGGTGAGCGGGCTGGAGAGAAAGGTGGACGAGACCGTCGCCTACCTCACGGAGATCTTCGCCCACCGCCGCAACGCCCTGCGCACCGGAGCCCTGGGGCTGGGGTTCTGGCTCTTCGACATGGCCTGCCTGTATACGGTGTTCGTGGCCATCGGGCATCCCATAAACCCCGGTATTCTTCTGATCTGCTACACCATCGCGGACATCATGGGCAGCCTCCCCCTCACCCCGGCAGGACTGGGGGTCTTCGAGGTCAGCCTGGGGGCGACCCTCTACGCCTTCGGCTACCCCAAGGAGGTGCTGGCCACGGCGGTGCTCGGCTTCCGCTTCTTCAGCTTCTGGTTGTGTACCCTGGCGGGGGGCATATGTTACCCGGTGTTGCGGCTGCACAGGCGCCGGGAGGAGAGATCCGACCCGGAGAGGAGGGAGGCCGGCGCGTAG
- a CDS encoding S-methyl-5'-thioadenosine phosphorylase, with product MQLPRVSIGIFGGSGFYSLLKKANSYAVHTPYGSPSDRFVVGELNGVLVVFLPRHGRHHQFPPHRINYRANLWGMKEFGVERIISPGACGSLQREIPPGTFVLCDQFVDRSGRQDCTFYDGPAAVHISCSEPYCPAMRAACAETAARLGIPCRNGGTAVIINGPRFSTRAESKWYHSQGWDVINMTQYPEVVLARELGMCYLNISLVTDWDVWIADEEGVKTVTAEEVGRVFKQNNEQLLVLLEELLPAISGDLSCDCPAMLEEATISPIEIVEHF from the coding sequence ATGCAGCTTCCACGGGTGAGCATCGGCATCTTCGGGGGCTCCGGTTTCTATTCGCTCCTGAAGAAGGCCAACAGTTACGCCGTGCATACTCCCTACGGTTCGCCCAGCGACCGCTTCGTGGTGGGAGAGCTCAACGGCGTGCTGGTGGTCTTCCTCCCCCGTCACGGACGTCACCACCAGTTTCCTCCCCACCGCATAAATTACCGGGCCAACCTCTGGGGCATGAAGGAGTTCGGGGTGGAACGCATCATCTCCCCCGGCGCCTGCGGCTCCCTGCAGCGCGAGATCCCGCCGGGTACCTTCGTCCTCTGCGACCAGTTCGTGGACCGCTCGGGCCGCCAGGACTGCACCTTCTACGACGGGCCGGCCGCGGTGCACATAAGCTGCTCCGAGCCCTACTGCCCGGCGATGCGCGCGGCGTGCGCAGAGACGGCGGCGCGACTCGGCATCCCGTGCCGCAACGGTGGCACGGCGGTGATCATCAACGGCCCGCGTTTCAGCACCCGCGCGGAGAGCAAATGGTACCATTCCCAGGGTTGGGACGTCATCAACATGACCCAGTACCCCGAGGTAGTGCTGGCACGGGAGCTGGGCATGTGCTACCTCAACATATCCCTGGTCACCGACTGGGACGTGTGGATAGCCGACGAGGAAGGGGTGAAAACGGTGACCGCCGAGGAGGTGGGCCGCGTGTTCAAGCAGAACAACGAGCAGCTGCTCGTGCTCCTGGAGGAACTGCTGCCGGCCATCTCCGGGGATCTGTCCTGCGACTGCCCCGCCATGCTCGAGGAGGCCACCATCAGCCCCATCGAGATCGTGGAGCACTTCTGA
- a CDS encoding PH domain-containing protein, translated as MAAQYHHKVIEQDETVIFDKRHSLWEIWRNFLIGIGAVAALVLLLTKFSPGPSDPSSPSTNWGYIVLVSAFALAVALFYGAWPAFKQRKLTERSYFLPASAAVLAAAGWGALMWFRNSKGFADIWSIVVWVSFAVVIVGWLIYPVLSWFFSHFILTDRRIILVTGILTKKTKAIPLDQLNDVSGSQNAWERMFNYGDLVIESAGEFGQQPFTNISDPVGVKKLIFEQRRLFEERQERRYGEEMARQISGAMQAAQPPASEAEPGARHRGGADELEVVDGLKKLDELRQSGALTEEEFQEAKRELLERMREDRE; from the coding sequence ATGGCGGCGCAATATCACCACAAGGTCATCGAGCAAGACGAGACGGTCATCTTCGACAAGAGACATTCCCTCTGGGAGATATGGAGGAACTTCCTCATCGGCATAGGGGCGGTGGCGGCCTTGGTGCTCCTGCTCACCAAGTTCAGCCCCGGGCCCTCCGATCCCTCGTCTCCCTCCACCAACTGGGGCTACATCGTGTTGGTGAGCGCGTTCGCCCTCGCAGTCGCGCTGTTCTACGGCGCCTGGCCGGCCTTCAAGCAGCGCAAACTGACGGAAAGGAGCTATTTCCTACCCGCGAGCGCCGCCGTGCTTGCCGCGGCGGGCTGGGGAGCGTTGATGTGGTTCCGTAATAGCAAGGGCTTCGCCGACATCTGGTCCATTGTGGTATGGGTCTCCTTCGCAGTGGTCATCGTGGGCTGGCTGATCTACCCCGTCCTCTCCTGGTTTTTCTCCCACTTCATCCTCACCGACCGCCGCATCATCCTGGTGACCGGCATCCTCACCAAGAAGACCAAGGCCATCCCCCTGGACCAGCTCAACGACGTGAGCGGCAGCCAGAACGCGTGGGAGCGCATGTTCAACTACGGCGACCTGGTCATCGAGTCGGCGGGAGAATTCGGCCAACAGCCCTTCACCAACATCTCGGATCCCGTGGGGGTGAAAAAGCTCATCTTCGAGCAGAGGCGCCTTTTCGAAGAGCGGCAGGAGCGCAGGTACGGCGAGGAGATGGCCAGGCAGATCAGCGGGGCGATGCAGGCCGCGCAGCCTCCGGCGTCCGAGGCGGAGCCGGGTGCTCGCCACCGAGGCGGAGCTGATGAGCTCGAGGTGGTGGACGGCCTGAAGAAGCTGGACGAGCTGCGACAGAGCGGCGCGTTGACGGAGGAGGAGTTCCAGGAGGCCAAGCGCGAGCTGCTGGAGCGCATGCGCGAGGACCGGGAATGA
- a CDS encoding site-2 protease family protein has translation MIPRKGFRIARFRGVDVYLHWSWFIVFALLLWVVIQFFQLNRDSSPAAYLPISFATTILFFASVLLHELSHSMVALRNDIPILRITLFVFGGVAQMGGDVTSPGVEFKMAVAGPLCSYLLCLLFGGASYLSGLAGAGTVSYGFMLLSAVNFGLGTFNLVPGFPLDGGRILRSLLWHHWGDLERSTRAASRLGEGVGAVLATCGVSLFVADIIRGGNEYLFASVWFTLIGLFLIQAAASSYRQVRMRVSLAGLRAGDLLRPGVPAVDASSTLEEVFRVHLQRAPSSVVPVLRQGRLAGSVGMPQIRPVRPELWSETPVASVARPLREGETTAADAPLFEAFLLMERAGKDFLWVTDEGRLAGILLKEDVRRVADRE, from the coding sequence GTGATCCCCCGTAAAGGTTTCCGCATCGCGAGGTTCCGGGGGGTCGACGTATATCTCCACTGGAGCTGGTTCATCGTCTTCGCCCTCCTCCTCTGGGTGGTCATCCAGTTCTTCCAGCTCAACAGGGACTCCTCGCCCGCCGCCTACCTGCCCATTTCCTTCGCCACCACCATCCTCTTTTTCGCCTCCGTCCTCTTGCACGAGCTGTCCCATTCCATGGTGGCCCTGCGCAACGACATCCCCATCCTCCGCATCACCCTCTTCGTCTTCGGGGGCGTGGCCCAGATGGGAGGAGACGTGACCTCTCCGGGGGTGGAGTTCAAGATGGCGGTGGCGGGGCCGCTGTGCTCCTACCTCCTCTGCCTCCTCTTCGGGGGCGCCTCCTATCTGTCCGGCCTGGCGGGAGCGGGCACCGTATCCTACGGCTTCATGCTGCTCTCGGCGGTCAATTTCGGCCTGGGCACCTTCAACCTCGTGCCGGGCTTTCCCCTCGACGGGGGCAGGATACTGCGCTCCCTGCTCTGGCATCACTGGGGCGACCTGGAGAGGAGCACCCGCGCCGCCAGCCGTCTCGGGGAGGGAGTAGGGGCCGTCCTGGCGACTTGTGGGGTGTCGCTATTCGTGGCGGACATCATCCGGGGGGGAAACGAGTACCTCTTCGCAAGCGTATGGTTCACCCTCATCGGACTCTTCCTCATCCAGGCGGCGGCGAGCAGCTACCGACAGGTGAGGATGCGCGTTTCCCTCGCCGGACTGCGTGCCGGCGACCTGCTGCGCCCGGGGGTGCCGGCCGTCGATGCCTCCTCCACCCTGGAGGAGGTCTTCCGGGTCCACCTCCAGCGGGCCCCGTCGAGCGTGGTGCCCGTACTGCGGCAGGGCAGGCTCGCGGGAAGCGTGGGGATGCCGCAGATACGCCCCGTGAGACCGGAGCTCTGGAGCGAGACCCCCGTCGCCTCCGTGGCCAGACCGCTCCGGGAAGGGGAGACGACCGCCGCGGATGCGCCCCTCTTCGAGGCCTTTCTCCTCATGGAGCGGGCGGGGAAAGACTTCCTCTGGGTGACGGACGAAGGTCGCCTTGCGGGCATCCTGCTCAAGGAGGACGTGCGCAGGGTGGCCGACCGTGAATGA
- a CDS encoding sugar kinase: MSILVVGSVALDSIRTPFGEVEEILGGSATYFSVAASFFSPVRLVAVVGEDFPSEHVDFLRSRGVDTRGLRTVPGRTFRWSGYYTYDLNEAHTLDTQLNVFEDFDPEIPEEYRDSEYVFLANIDPALQLKVLEQVRSPRLVVCDTMNFWIENRRESLLETVSRVDCLLLNDAEARQLAQDPNLIAAGKRLLAMGPERVIIKKGEHGVIMLTGDTFFSLPAYPLETVFDPTGAGDSFGGGFLGSLSRFASPGEEEIRRAVVYGSVVASFAVEDFSCWRLGALSMEEIEERYRAFSAITCF, translated from the coding sequence ATGAGTATACTCGTGGTAGGGTCTGTGGCGCTCGATTCCATACGCACCCCATTCGGGGAGGTGGAGGAGATCCTGGGTGGATCGGCCACCTACTTCAGCGTGGCGGCCTCCTTTTTCAGCCCGGTGCGCCTTGTCGCGGTGGTGGGAGAGGATTTCCCCTCCGAGCACGTCGATTTCCTCCGCTCGCGCGGCGTGGACACGCGGGGTTTGCGCACCGTGCCCGGCAGGACCTTTCGATGGAGCGGATATTATACCTACGACCTCAACGAGGCCCATACCCTGGATACCCAGCTCAACGTGTTCGAGGATTTCGACCCCGAGATACCCGAGGAATACCGGGACTCCGAGTACGTGTTCCTCGCCAATATCGACCCCGCCCTGCAGCTCAAGGTGCTGGAACAGGTACGTTCGCCCCGCCTGGTGGTCTGCGACACCATGAACTTCTGGATCGAGAACAGGCGGGAGTCCCTGCTGGAGACGGTCTCCCGCGTGGACTGCCTCCTGCTTAACGACGCCGAGGCGAGGCAGTTGGCGCAGGACCCCAACCTCATCGCGGCGGGGAAGAGACTCCTCGCCATGGGTCCTGAGAGGGTGATCATCAAGAAGGGGGAGCACGGGGTGATCATGCTCACCGGGGACACCTTCTTCTCGCTGCCGGCCTATCCCCTGGAGACGGTCTTCGACCCCACGGGGGCGGGGGATTCCTTCGGGGGCGGCTTCCTCGGCTCGCTTTCGCGTTTCGCCTCGCCCGGGGAGGAGGAGATACGCCGGGCGGTGGTGTACGGCAGCGTGGTGGCGTCCTTCGCGGTGGAGGATTTCTCCTGCTGGCGCCTCGGCGCCTTGAGTATGGAGGAGATAGAGGAGAGGTACCGGGCTTTCTCCGCCATCACCTGTTTCTGA
- a CDS encoding GAF domain-containing protein: MGVEKGQMSGSGASPGRKPSGYLLPALVAINAILAGGLVAVCSTASPPLRYIAAGVLCACIVALSSYLSYEWHHYREQNKGYIDEITDLNLRFGILADAVSAVSSTLDLEELVANILGVMLTLTGSSIGVVLVPDESGAYLQVLSHRGFQEKAVRGLKIPVGKGAVGKAFQDGQTLVRKNLPEDPRASDTYLDGRSPRSQMIMPLKAKGQTVGIAVTASCEEHDYTPDEVSLLSSLCHELAVAMINVDLYQQSQKTLQWLNDTQEYTEHFIQEMLAAVVVVNDDGDVIYFNREAAGLLGVEPKEVIGVNYTDFSEAREKFKPLSFLQPILRLCLEEDRVFRRHELAIEGPGERRMTISFNAFPLHRARGERMGAAVVFMDISSLKEMEARLRQQDHLSILGQMAAKIAHEVKNPLFAIIGLAEELEEEEEDPGRRQLLATIKREATLSNQWISGMLTFSRSPFPVTEEAAVSLQAALPELLDDFARSHQGGNVKIVRDLGEDLPPVMLSRDNMRHIIFNLLENAVHAMPSGGMITVRAHDTGNGFLEMRVEDTGSGIGPEVLPSIFEPFFTTKEGGTGLGLSIVQKILLDMGGDIEVRSQEGIGTTFILKLPTRGVSREQVS; this comes from the coding sequence ATGGGAGTCGAGAAAGGGCAGATGAGCGGATCCGGGGCGAGTCCGGGACGAAAGCCGTCGGGTTATCTCCTGCCCGCCTTGGTGGCCATCAACGCCATCCTGGCGGGTGGGCTGGTGGCGGTCTGCTCCACCGCTTCCCCTCCCCTGCGTTACATAGCCGCGGGCGTGCTCTGCGCCTGCATCGTAGCCCTGTCCTCCTACCTGAGTTACGAGTGGCACCATTACCGCGAGCAGAACAAGGGATATATAGACGAGATCACCGACCTCAACCTGCGCTTCGGAATCCTGGCGGACGCGGTGAGCGCGGTCAGCTCCACCCTTGACCTGGAGGAGCTGGTCGCCAACATCCTGGGGGTCATGCTCACCCTCACCGGCTCCTCCATCGGGGTGGTACTGGTCCCCGACGAGAGCGGCGCTTACCTGCAGGTGCTCTCCCACCGCGGCTTCCAGGAAAAAGCGGTACGCGGCCTCAAGATACCGGTAGGTAAGGGAGCGGTTGGCAAGGCCTTCCAGGACGGGCAGACGCTCGTCCGCAAGAACCTGCCCGAGGACCCCAGAGCTTCCGATACCTACCTGGACGGACGCAGCCCCAGGTCCCAGATGATCATGCCCCTCAAGGCCAAGGGCCAGACGGTGGGCATCGCGGTCACCGCCTCCTGCGAGGAGCACGACTACACCCCGGACGAGGTGTCGCTGCTCTCCAGCCTCTGTCACGAGCTGGCGGTGGCCATGATCAACGTCGACCTCTACCAGCAGAGCCAGAAGACGCTGCAGTGGCTGAATGACACCCAGGAGTACACGGAGCATTTCATCCAGGAGATGCTGGCGGCGGTGGTGGTTGTCAACGACGACGGGGACGTCATCTATTTCAACCGCGAGGCGGCCGGCCTCCTGGGCGTCGAGCCCAAGGAGGTCATCGGCGTGAATTACACCGACTTCTCCGAGGCGCGGGAGAAGTTCAAGCCCCTCTCCTTCCTGCAGCCCATACTCCGCCTCTGCCTGGAGGAAGACCGCGTCTTCCGCCGCCACGAGCTGGCGATAGAGGGGCCGGGGGAGAGGAGGATGACCATAAGCTTCAACGCCTTTCCCCTGCACCGCGCCAGGGGAGAGCGCATGGGTGCGGCGGTGGTCTTCATGGACATCTCCTCCCTCAAGGAGATGGAGGCGCGCCTGCGCCAGCAGGACCACCTCTCCATCCTGGGACAGATGGCGGCCAAGATCGCCCACGAGGTGAAGAACCCGCTTTTCGCCATCATCGGGCTGGCCGAGGAGCTGGAGGAGGAGGAAGAGGACCCGGGACGCAGGCAGCTCCTCGCCACCATCAAGCGCGAGGCCACCCTTAGCAACCAGTGGATCTCGGGCATGCTCACCTTCAGCAGGTCCCCCTTCCCGGTGACGGAGGAGGCGGCGGTTTCCCTGCAGGCGGCCCTTCCCGAGCTCCTGGACGATTTCGCCCGCTCCCACCAGGGCGGGAACGTAAAGATCGTGAGGGATCTCGGAGAGGACCTGCCCCCCGTGATGCTCAGCCGCGACAACATGCGGCACATCATCTTCAATCTCCTGGAGAACGCCGTGCACGCCATGCCATCCGGAGGCATGATCACCGTGAGGGCCCACGACACCGGGAACGGCTTCCTGGAGATGCGCGTGGAGGACACCGGCTCGGGCATCGGCCCCGAGGTGCTGCCCTCCATCTTCGAGCCTTTCTTCACCACCAAGGAAGGAGGCACGGGGCTGGGCCTCTCCATCGTGCAGAAGATCCTCCTGGACATGGGGGGCGACATAGAAGTACGCTCTCAAGAGGGCATCGGCACGACATTCATCCTCAAGCTGCCGACCAGAGGAGTAAGCCGTGAACAAGTCTCCTGA
- a CDS encoding response regulator: MNKSPEAKLLIVDDNEGVRHLVARWLERAGFEVREAGDGEEAVEMIRRDTPDIVLADIRMPKLDGIELARIVKSEHPGVKIILMTAYSSPQTIAQARREGVDDYLEKPFTKDQVERIAREALAASREG; this comes from the coding sequence GTGAACAAGTCTCCTGAAGCCAAGCTGCTCATAGTCGACGACAACGAGGGAGTGCGTCACCTGGTGGCGCGCTGGCTGGAACGCGCCGGTTTCGAGGTGCGGGAGGCGGGAGACGGGGAGGAAGCGGTGGAGATGATACGCCGGGATACTCCCGACATCGTCCTGGCCGATATCCGCATGCCCAAGCTGGACGGTATCGAGCTGGCCCGCATCGTGAAGTCCGAACACCCCGGGGTGAAGATCATCCTCATGACCGCCTATTCCTCCCCTCAGACCATCGCCCAGGCACGGCGGGAGGGAGTGGACGATTACCTGGAGAAGCCTTTCACCAAGGACCAGGTGGAGAGGATAGCCAGGGAGGCCCTGGCGGCCAGCCGGGAGGGTTAG
- a CDS encoding magnesium chelatase subunit D family protein: MKQGSVLYPFSAIVGQEKMKRALLINAIEPRVGGLLIKGERGTGKSTAARALAELLPDIEVVADCPFSCDPHDEDGMCSECQERWRRGEPLAVATRPTRFVTLPLNASEDRVVGTLDLERAVREGVKDFEPGVLADANRSILYVDEVNLLDDHIVDVLLDAAAMGVNVVEREGVSFSHPSRFIIIGTMNPEEGELRPQLEDRFGLCVEVSGESDPRDRVEVMRRRRLFLEDPRLLRAAFQADQEELRRRVAGARETLRHVEMPEEMMELVARIAVEMGVCGHRADIAICQAARALAALEGCVEVGSGHVREAAEMALLHRLRKTPFDEAIKDMERLDRIIARKGRPAALSLQDNLPSPTAPEIPEGTRGGDGECAPPSAGADRCAEASVAAVEVPALQGISARAARPATGKRSSAVTDSGNGRRIGHRMPRADEDGSASGLALDATLRAAAGRSAANEQPFAVRREDFRYAVRKRKVGNLVLFVVDASASMGCNERIEATKEAVSLMLTDAYRNRDRVGLISFRDQGAQLVLSPTSSVQLANLRVRELATGGATPLNHGLAMALQVAKRESRREPDIMPLLVFITDGQGNVGYLSDNPVRESLELAARIREEGFPCVVFDTSVLPSQSRDGRPLMSHARRIAEAMGAEYHRLAHPQPREMVDRLKRFL; encoded by the coding sequence ATGAAACAGGGCTCCGTCCTTTATCCCTTTTCCGCCATCGTGGGGCAGGAGAAGATGAAACGCGCCCTGCTCATCAACGCCATAGAGCCCCGCGTCGGCGGCCTGCTGATAAAGGGGGAGCGGGGCACGGGCAAATCCACCGCCGCACGCGCCCTGGCGGAGCTCCTGCCCGATATCGAGGTGGTGGCCGACTGCCCCTTCTCCTGCGACCCCCACGACGAGGACGGGATGTGCTCGGAGTGTCAAGAGCGCTGGCGACGGGGCGAACCCCTGGCGGTGGCCACCCGGCCCACGCGCTTCGTCACCCTCCCCCTCAACGCCAGCGAGGACCGCGTGGTGGGCACCCTGGACCTGGAGCGCGCCGTGCGCGAAGGGGTGAAGGATTTCGAGCCCGGCGTGCTGGCGGATGCCAACCGCTCCATCCTCTACGTGGACGAGGTGAACCTCCTGGACGACCACATCGTGGACGTGCTGCTGGACGCCGCGGCCATGGGGGTGAACGTCGTGGAACGGGAAGGGGTGTCCTTCTCGCACCCCTCGCGATTCATCATCATCGGGACCATGAACCCCGAGGAAGGAGAACTGCGTCCGCAGCTCGAGGACCGTTTCGGGCTGTGCGTGGAGGTGAGCGGAGAGAGCGACCCGCGGGACCGCGTCGAGGTCATGCGGCGGCGGCGGCTCTTCCTGGAAGACCCCCGCCTCCTGCGCGCCGCCTTCCAGGCTGACCAGGAGGAGCTGCGCCGCCGCGTGGCCGGGGCCCGCGAGACCCTGCGCCACGTGGAGATGCCGGAGGAGATGATGGAGCTGGTGGCGCGCATAGCGGTGGAGATGGGGGTCTGCGGTCACCGCGCCGACATCGCCATATGCCAGGCGGCGAGGGCCCTGGCGGCCCTGGAGGGATGCGTGGAGGTGGGTTCCGGCCACGTACGGGAGGCCGCGGAGATGGCGCTGCTGCACCGCCTGAGGAAGACTCCTTTCGACGAGGCCATCAAGGACATGGAGCGCTTGGACCGCATCATCGCGCGCAAGGGCAGGCCCGCGGCCCTCTCCCTGCAGGACAACCTCCCCTCCCCGACGGCGCCGGAGATCCCAGAGGGCACGAGGGGCGGGGACGGGGAGTGCGCGCCCCCGTCCGCCGGCGCGGATAGGTGCGCGGAAGCCTCTGTCGCCGCGGTGGAGGTGCCCGCCCTGCAGGGGATATCGGCCCGGGCCGCGCGTCCCGCGACCGGAAAGCGCTCAAGCGCGGTCACCGACTCCGGCAACGGAAGGCGCATCGGACACCGCATGCCCCGAGCGGACGAGGACGGGAGCGCCTCCGGCCTGGCCCTGGACGCCACCCTGCGGGCCGCGGCGGGAAGGTCGGCGGCCAACGAGCAGCCCTTCGCCGTGCGCCGCGAGGACTTCCGCTATGCGGTGAGGAAGCGCAAGGTCGGCAACCTGGTGCTCTTCGTGGTGGACGCCAGCGCCAGCATGGGCTGCAACGAGCGCATCGAGGCCACCAAAGAGGCGGTGAGCCTGATGCTCACCGACGCCTACCGCAACCGGGATCGCGTGGGGCTCATCTCCTTCCGGGACCAGGGAGCGCAGCTCGTGCTCAGTCCCACCTCCAGCGTGCAGCTCGCCAACCTGCGGGTGAGGGAGCTCGCCACCGGCGGCGCGACCCCCCTCAACCACGGCCTGGCCATGGCGCTGCAGGTGGCCAAAAGGGAGTCGAGGCGCGAGCCGGACATCATGCCCCTGCTGGTGTTCATCACCGACGGCCAGGGCAACGTGGGATACCTATCCGACAACCCGGTCCGTGAGAGCCTCGAGCTCGCCGCGAGGATCCGCGAGGAGGGCTTTCCGTGCGTGGTGTTCGACACCTCCGTCCTGCCCTCCCAGTCGCGTGACGGCAGACCCTTGATGTCTCACGCCCGCCGCATCGCCGAGGCCATGGGGGCCGAATATCACCGCCTCGCACACCCCCAACCCCGGGAGATGGTGGACCGCCTGAAGAGATTCCTCTGA
- a CDS encoding histidinol-phosphatase HisJ family protein — MIKLMDCHLHTSRCGHAEGRLEDYAGAAREMGLAGIGFSDHFPLLLARDATLTMGLEELPGYVGEVLALREAFPELEVRLGIEVDYLPETADRVGRYLSTYPFDYVMGAVHFIDGWCFDDPRNISGYEGRDLYALWERYFELLGEAAESGLFDLLAHPDLIKKFGFRPREDVTRLYEMCLDRVAAAGVALEVNTAGLRKPVGEIYPGEGFLRLCREREIRVTLGSDAHHPREVGYRFDQALSLLERAGYREVTVFESRRSISLPF, encoded by the coding sequence ATGATTAAACTCATGGATTGCCACCTGCACACCAGCCGGTGCGGCCATGCCGAGGGCCGGCTGGAGGACTACGCCGGCGCGGCGCGGGAGATGGGCCTCGCGGGCATAGGCTTTTCCGACCACTTTCCCCTCCTGCTCGCCAGGGACGCCACCCTGACCATGGGCCTGGAGGAGCTGCCGGGGTACGTGGGGGAGGTGCTCGCGCTGCGGGAAGCCTTCCCGGAGCTGGAGGTGAGGCTGGGGATAGAGGTGGACTATCTTCCCGAGACCGCAGACCGCGTCGGGAGGTACCTCTCCACATACCCCTTCGATTATGTCATGGGAGCGGTGCACTTCATCGACGGCTGGTGCTTCGACGACCCCCGCAACATCTCGGGGTACGAGGGGCGCGACCTCTACGCACTCTGGGAGCGCTATTTCGAGCTCCTGGGCGAGGCCGCGGAGAGCGGGCTCTTCGACCTCCTAGCCCATCCCGACCTCATCAAGAAGTTCGGATTCCGTCCCCGGGAGGACGTGACCCGGCTCTACGAGATGTGCCTGGACCGCGTGGCGGCGGCGGGGGTGGCGCTGGAGGTGAACACGGCGGGGCTGCGCAAACCGGTGGGCGAGATCTATCCCGGGGAGGGTTTCCTTCGCCTATGCCGGGAGCGGGAGATCAGGGTTACCCTGGGCTCCGACGCCCACCATCCCCGCGAGGTGGGATACCGCTTCGACCAGGCGTTGAGCCTGCTGGAAAGGGCGGGATACCGGGAGGTCACGGTGTTCGAGTCCCGGAGGAGCATCTCCCTGCCCTTTTGA
- a CDS encoding FmdB family transcriptional regulator, with product MPTYDYKCAECSDVFEVVHAVDDEVESCPKCGGRVRRVFHPVGIIFKGSGFYKTDSRKASDNGGDKAGEGSAAKEPEKSAAGVSED from the coding sequence ATGCCCACATACGACTACAAGTGCGCCGAGTGCAGCGATGTCTTCGAGGTCGTCCACGCGGTGGACGATGAAGTGGAGAGCTGCCCCAAGTGCGGGGGCAGGGTACGCCGGGTGTTCCACCCCGTGGGGATAATCTTCAAGGGATCGGGCTTCTACAAGACGGACTCGCGCAAGGCCTCGGACAACGGGGGGGACAAGGCGGGTGAGGGGAGCGCCGCCAAAGAGCCGGAGAAATCCGCCGCCGGGGTTTCCGAGGACTGA